A stretch of Desulfobacter hydrogenophilus DNA encodes these proteins:
- a CDS encoding tyrosine-type recombinase/integrase has translation MAKFAPEMRLLSPTGERLYLTAEEREKYLNAAIEEDPIERMYCQILYYTGCRPSEALELTPGRILIEEQSIVFRCLKKRKTDSKGRVKQPEYRTVPVPKILIEHLDLVFDIRQKQKKQKSLNTRLFNLSRPTAYRLVKRVMDRASIKGKQATGKGLRHSFGVNMVSGPKPLQIHVLAQIMGHSSTKTTEVYLRFVGEEKRKLVMEAWEE, from the coding sequence ATGGCTAAATTTGCCCCTGAAATGCGGTTATTGAGTCCAACCGGAGAACGACTTTATTTGACAGCCGAAGAACGGGAAAAATATTTAAATGCCGCTATTGAAGAAGATCCAATCGAACGGATGTATTGTCAAATTCTCTATTATACCGGTTGCCGTCCTTCCGAAGCGTTGGAATTAACACCAGGACGGATATTAATAGAAGAACAGTCAATTGTTTTTAGGTGCTTAAAAAAACGCAAAACCGACAGTAAAGGAAGGGTGAAGCAACCCGAATATAGAACGGTTCCGGTTCCCAAAATATTGATAGAACATCTTGATTTGGTGTTTGATATTCGCCAAAAGCAAAAAAAACAGAAAAGCCTTAACACACGCCTTTTTAATTTGAGCAGGCCAACGGCATATCGTTTAGTTAAGAGAGTTATGGACCGGGCAAGCATCAAAGGTAAACAGGCTACAGGTAAGGGTTTAAGGCATTCTTTTGGCGTAAATATGGTATCAGGCCCTAAACCTTTACAGATTCACGTTTTAGCTCAAATAATGGGCCACAGCAGCACAAAGACAACGGAAGTATATTTGCGGTTCGTGGGCGAAGAAAAACGAAAATTAGTGATGGAGGCATGGGAAGAATGA
- a CDS encoding tyrosine-type recombinase/integrase, with protein MKQIRKVHEAWEFYNDFILQSSSKRSQTTETGRWKNHISPIVEKKIIKELTIYDLLELRKSLEAKKLSPQTIFHCLSLLRRILNRVVDYDPSVQVPKFRNVMPKFDNRRLRYLSRPEFDRLLNILKKTSKAWYDISLFAVNTGLRRGEIFNLGFENINKNDRNICILDSKTHKNRVVPLNGTAFKIISNNKNREIFTLSAPKIFEQAVKKSGLNDGIKDSRHKVVFHTLRHTFASWLVQDGVKLEVVSQLLGHSSLNITMRYAHLAPSQGKSAVNLISEKFE; from the coding sequence TTGAAACAGATCAGAAAAGTTCATGAAGCGTGGGAATTTTATAATGATTTTATTTTACAGTCATCTTCAAAGAGAAGTCAGACTACAGAGACCGGCAGATGGAAAAACCATATTTCCCCGATAGTTGAAAAAAAAATCATAAAGGAATTGACCATTTATGATCTTCTTGAATTACGCAAATCGCTGGAAGCTAAAAAATTAAGCCCTCAGACTATTTTTCATTGCTTATCTTTACTGCGTAGAATCCTTAACCGGGTTGTCGATTATGACCCCTCGGTGCAGGTGCCTAAATTCAGAAATGTGATGCCAAAATTTGACAACCGCAGGTTACGTTATCTTTCAAGACCGGAATTTGATAGACTTCTAAATATTTTAAAGAAAACATCAAAAGCTTGGTATGATATATCATTGTTTGCCGTTAACACCGGGCTGCGCCGAGGGGAAATATTTAATCTCGGTTTTGAGAATATCAACAAAAATGACCGGAATATTTGCATTTTAGACTCTAAAACTCATAAAAACAGAGTCGTTCCGTTAAATGGCACAGCCTTTAAAATAATCTCGAATAACAAAAATAGGGAAATATTTACCTTGTCCGCACCAAAAATATTTGAGCAGGCCGTTAAGAAATCCGGCCTGAATGATGGAATCAAAGATTCCAGGCATAAAGTTGTATTCCATACACTGCGGCACACGTTTGCAAGTTGGCTTGTCCAGGATGGGGTTAAACTTGAGGTGGTCAGTCAATTGCTTGGCCACAGCAGTCTTAATATTACAATGCGGTATGCTCATTTAGCACCTTCCCAGGGAAAATCCGCTGTTAATTTGATAAGTGAAAAATTTGAATAA
- a CDS encoding HD domain-containing protein, whose product MADESLFIDKIQSTFKAADVKLLRNAYIFSQEKACNGNPIGCKAANFLFSQNADAVTIAGALLAPLTWGNLTNVDDVRGSFGSDVATVLEDLRDSFLPSKYSRTNQRESMHVLLASMEGPPRKAILYITFRLLALECATNALAPATRKMAQETLDILVPIANHLSLGDLRRRLEDACFQILAPQDYEELQERVCPIQSEDNKCLRILLSGAKRLLANNGIQGRVQGRTKSLHAIHCKMIRTGKNLEEIMDRVGLRIIVASVPECYTILGLLHTHFRPIPGTFDDYIGLPKNNGYQSLHTCVYPVREISHKPIEFQVRTDLMHQEAEHGTAAHWRYKQDKTADLLDQQRTQWMGGLVRQHRESLSNKAFVERLHQQVFQNHLLVFGNGGRIVRLAQNATVRNYMQIINIRFTHDMPVKVNGRLVNIDFRLRDGDSIEVLGDGVATNHVFNAEMAQDL is encoded by the coding sequence TTGGCTGATGAAAGCCTGTTTATTGATAAAATCCAAAGTACGTTCAAAGCGGCTGATGTCAAGCTTCTAAGAAATGCGTATATTTTCTCGCAGGAAAAAGCATGTAACGGCAATCCAATTGGATGTAAGGCTGCGAACTTTCTTTTTAGCCAAAATGCCGACGCGGTAACCATTGCCGGTGCTCTGCTGGCACCTCTTACATGGGGAAATCTCACCAATGTCGATGATGTCCGGGGGTCTTTTGGTTCGGATGTTGCCACCGTTCTTGAGGACCTGCGGGATTCCTTCCTGCCTTCTAAATACAGTAGAACAAATCAACGGGAAAGTATGCACGTGCTGCTGGCGTCTATGGAGGGACCTCCTCGTAAGGCTATTTTGTATATCACCTTTCGTTTGCTGGCTTTGGAATGCGCTACTAATGCATTAGCTCCAGCCACCCGAAAAATGGCCCAAGAGACGCTTGATATTTTGGTTCCCATTGCCAATCATCTAAGTCTGGGTGATTTACGCCGCCGCCTGGAGGACGCTTGCTTTCAGATTCTGGCACCGCAAGACTATGAAGAACTGCAGGAAAGGGTTTGTCCAATCCAGTCGGAAGACAACAAGTGCCTTAGAATATTGCTTTCCGGTGCAAAACGGCTGCTGGCCAACAACGGCATTCAGGGTCGGGTCCAGGGCCGTACCAAAAGCCTGCATGCCATCCATTGCAAAATGATCCGCACGGGCAAAAATTTGGAAGAGATCATGGATAGGGTTGGGCTGCGGATCATTGTTGCATCGGTTCCGGAATGTTACACTATCCTGGGACTGCTGCACACTCACTTCAGACCGATTCCCGGTACTTTTGACGATTATATAGGTCTTCCCAAGAACAACGGCTATCAGTCCCTTCACACTTGTGTTTATCCTGTTCGGGAAATCTCCCACAAACCCATAGAGTTCCAAGTACGTACTGACCTGATGCATCAAGAGGCAGAGCATGGAACGGCAGCTCACTGGCGCTATAAACAAGACAAGACGGCCGATTTGTTAGACCAACAAAGAACACAATGGATGGGAGGTCTTGTTCGCCAACATCGGGAGTCGCTTAGCAACAAGGCGTTTGTCGAGCGGTTACATCAGCAGGTGTTCCAGAATCATCTATTGGTTTTTGGAAACGGCGGTCGGATTGTCCGTTTGGCGCAAAACGCAACGGTACGTAACTACATGCAAATTATTAATATTCGTTTTACCCATGATATGCCAGTGAAGGTGAATGGGCGTCTTGTTAATATAGATTTCAGGCTTCGTGACGGAGACTCAATAGAAGTCCTAGGGGACGGAGTCGCAACCAACCATGTCTTTAACGCAGAAATGGCCCAAGATCTATGA
- a CDS encoding ATP-binding protein, whose amino-acid sequence MKEDFISDKRRVSYLAATYNRIYRGQSVLMEGDFGAGKTRFLKLLHPKKLHAVWVESLFNIHETLAAILKELNYEATATYRRTPQYLKMICNLSNCFIIIDEANDLDTRVWPYLKRIIDAGVPIVFAGLPNVRTYLSRNHPDILSRLKTLILYPIEVEDFIEKYKDIQQEAVEQIYMSVKGDMRKFKEICTDCRDRAKELNHQFVDINLALEFISDLPPQ is encoded by the coding sequence ATGAAAGAGGATTTTATCAGTGATAAACGAAGGGTCTCATACTTGGCTGCCACTTATAACCGGATCTACAGAGGCCAAAGCGTGCTCATGGAGGGTGATTTTGGTGCAGGAAAAACTCGGTTTTTAAAATTGCTGCATCCCAAAAAGCTCCATGCTGTATGGGTTGAGTCTCTGTTCAACATACATGAAACCCTGGCCGCGATACTTAAGGAATTAAATTATGAGGCCACCGCCACCTACCGCCGAACTCCCCAGTACCTGAAAATGATCTGTAATCTCTCCAATTGTTTTATCATTATAGATGAGGCCAATGACTTGGACACCCGGGTTTGGCCATATCTTAAACGGATTATTGATGCCGGGGTTCCCATCGTATTTGCAGGACTTCCGAATGTGAGAACTTATTTGAGCCGGAACCATCCTGATATACTCAGCCGGTTGAAAACCCTGATTTTGTATCCCATAGAGGTCGAGGACTTCATTGAAAAATACAAAGATATCCAGCAGGAAGCCGTTGAACAGATTTATATGTCCGTTAAGGGCGATATGCGCAAATTTAAAGAAATCTGTACAGACTGCCGGGACAGGGCAAAGGAGTTAAACCACCAATTTGTTGATATTAATCTTGCCCTGGAATTTATATCAGATCTCCCTCCTCAATAA
- a CDS encoding integrase has product MDDLTIDDRFHLLLHKKIMNKTGSTKRRSKKYYKDQYKKTGIIPAPLLLVEKGIMEGRKCSGRPRAIDEQTKRRFIEMVKASCDPSSQGFIFITRKARTIKNYHHWLEQELGRTISLPALRRCVKRENLKFYLEKEDKQDQVPVMHAFKSVPVFALIQVDGCKFQYLRIRDEHGNWQKPQVIEIFDTASRKMFILDFYFTESSLNSVDLFTRFLLSTPLPLQKIGIRPDQAKGFLNLKRPINAINLKHSTPQGFYLAPDFSKAYSPKDKAHLESSHRSLHNFEIRIIKAFEDRIVKTVTEYDFKRGRKEKITVTLLDISLQELRSSTMLSEYRNEHNHTQHYFTEDGVVSAWVPAQKFDDFLSNQADTLNFTPDQVQEYMKYGYRKIKATVSKTRTIRHDKRDYYVTRGADKFSKHKSTPVKISKYKDKLFIFEQGEDGILLGEAIAKKPFDRPPAPEPSPVPPDELDTIIALLEKHNMAVDRPVLVDVFHKGLTLARAEQVLDHNQSRYADYTKKINQPDDRKNQALFNAFMLDCQKSLNTNHVAIYASHGDIT; this is encoded by the coding sequence ATGGATGACCTGACTATTGATGACCGCTTTCATTTACTGCTGCACAAAAAAATCATGAATAAAACCGGATCTACCAAGAGACGGTCCAAAAAATATTACAAGGACCAGTACAAGAAAACCGGAATTATCCCGGCGCCCCTTTTACTGGTTGAAAAAGGAATTATGGAAGGCCGTAAGTGCAGCGGACGGCCCAGAGCAATAGATGAGCAAACCAAAAGACGGTTTATTGAGATGGTCAAGGCGTCATGCGACCCCTCATCCCAGGGATTCATTTTTATCACCCGGAAAGCCAGAACCATTAAAAATTATCATCACTGGCTTGAACAAGAGCTGGGCAGAACCATCAGTCTTCCGGCACTTCGGCGATGTGTCAAAAGGGAAAATCTCAAATTTTACCTGGAAAAAGAGGATAAGCAGGATCAGGTCCCGGTAATGCATGCCTTCAAGTCGGTGCCGGTATTTGCTTTGATCCAGGTTGACGGCTGTAAATTTCAATATTTAAGGATCAGAGATGAACACGGTAACTGGCAAAAACCACAGGTAATTGAAATATTTGATACCGCTTCCAGGAAAATGTTTATTCTGGACTTTTATTTTACCGAAAGCAGCCTGAACTCTGTGGATCTTTTTACCCGTTTTTTGTTGAGTACCCCTTTGCCTTTGCAAAAAATTGGTATCAGACCTGACCAGGCAAAAGGATTTTTAAATCTAAAACGCCCCATCAATGCCATTAACCTGAAGCATTCTACACCGCAAGGCTTCTATTTGGCACCGGATTTTTCAAAGGCGTATTCACCCAAAGATAAGGCACATCTAGAATCTTCACACCGGAGCCTGCACAATTTTGAAATACGTATTATCAAAGCCTTTGAGGACAGGATTGTGAAAACCGTTACCGAATATGACTTCAAGCGGGGAAGAAAGGAAAAAATTACTGTAACCCTTCTTGATATAAGCCTTCAGGAACTAAGGAGCAGCACTATGCTCAGCGAATATCGTAACGAACATAATCATACACAACATTATTTTACCGAAGACGGGGTGGTCAGTGCCTGGGTGCCGGCACAGAAATTTGATGATTTTTTATCAAACCAGGCAGATACCCTGAATTTTACCCCGGACCAGGTTCAGGAATATATGAAATACGGCTACAGGAAAATCAAAGCCACCGTATCCAAAACCAGGACCATCCGCCATGACAAGCGCGATTATTATGTGACCCGTGGTGCAGATAAGTTCAGCAAACATAAAAGCACACCGGTGAAAATATCCAAATACAAGGACAAGCTTTTTATTTTTGAGCAGGGTGAAGACGGTATACTGTTGGGCGAAGCCATTGCAAAAAAGCCGTTTGACAGACCGCCGGCACCAGAACCTTCGCCTGTGCCGCCTGATGAACTTGACACCATTATCGCTCTTTTAGAAAAGCACAATATGGCCGTTGACCGGCCTGTTTTAGTCGACGTTTTTCATAAGGGCCTCACCCTGGCCCGGGCGGAACAAGTGCTTGATCATAATCAATCAAGGTACGCGGATTACACAAAAAAGATAAACCAGCCGGATGACCGTAAAAATCAGGCCCTGTTCAATGCATTTATGCTTGATTGCCAAAAATCGTTAAATACGAACCATGTAGCCATTTATGCATCCCATGGAGACATAACATGA
- a CDS encoding DNA methylase — MERLLELETLIGRNQECFYKIGQALKEIRENRLYKQALFESFEAYTRARWDMGKAHAYRLIRAYEVIYNLSPIGDKLPANESQIRPLTQMDSIEQRRIWRAIINSGMELTARNIKKFIEDQKTAPVSKPDLTDRITHEYMAVVKAMLEQVRVAQHDHWQKTSRQAALLWHRVIYEKIVSKGADNG, encoded by the coding sequence ATGGAACGGCTGCTTGAGCTTGAAACCCTGATTGGTCGAAATCAAGAATGTTTTTACAAAATCGGCCAAGCCTTGAAAGAAATTCGTGAGAATCGTTTGTACAAGCAGGCTCTGTTTGAGTCATTTGAGGCATATACCAGGGCACGGTGGGATATGGGCAAAGCCCATGCTTACCGGCTGATTCGAGCCTATGAAGTAATTTACAACCTGTCTCCAATTGGAGACAAACTGCCGGCCAACGAATCCCAGATCCGCCCCCTTACTCAAATGGATTCCATAGAACAACGCCGTATCTGGAGGGCGATTATAAACAGTGGCATGGAACTGACCGCACGAAATATCAAAAAATTTATTGAGGACCAGAAAACGGCTCCGGTAAGTAAACCGGATCTGACAGATCGAATTACCCATGAATACATGGCTGTTGTAAAGGCAATGCTTGAACAGGTCCGTGTGGCTCAGCATGATCATTGGCAGAAGACCTCCCGCCAGGCAGCATTGTTGTGGCATCGGGTCATATACGAAAAGATTGTATCAAAGGGGGCAGATAATGGATGA
- a CDS encoding CHC2 zinc finger domain-containing protein, producing the protein MKNRFSSRQLFELRNNIPVDVLIRDHLQILSKIRDGYFRFLCPLCNEFQTAVNPATNLARCFRCEKNFNTIDLVMKIKGYGFRDSVLFLKQINTVPQVQAAKLTALAAMVGRPMPGGQ; encoded by the coding sequence GTGAAAAACAGATTTTCATCCCGGCAATTATTTGAACTGAGAAACAATATCCCTGTAGATGTGTTGATCAGGGACCATTTACAGATTCTATCCAAGATTAGAGATGGTTATTTTCGTTTTCTATGCCCTTTGTGCAATGAATTTCAAACCGCTGTAAATCCAGCCACGAACCTGGCCAGGTGCTTCAGATGCGAAAAAAATTTTAATACCATTGACCTTGTCATGAAAATCAAGGGCTATGGATTTAGGGATAGTGTCTTGTTTTTGAAACAAATAAATACTGTACCCCAGGTTCAGGCCGCAAAATTGACGGCCCTTGCCGCTATGGTCGGCAGGCCTATGCCGGGAGGGCAGTGA
- a CDS encoding glycosyltransferase family 4 protein — translation MDLLRNLRMPVVTTLHTVLQSPSDGQFSVVRRISQLSDRVVVMSQQAKQIVNDVYDVSEDKIAVIHHGIPDVPFVDPNFYKDQYGVEGRKVILTFGLLSPGKGIETMIDALPSIVEHHPEVVYIVLGATHPHVKKDQGESYRLSLQRRARDLGVSEHLIFYNRFVDFKELCEFLGAADIYVTPYLNKEQVVSGTLAYALGSGKATISTPYWYAEEMLADGRGRLVPFKDPAAMAEQVIDLLNNEVARHVMRKRAYTFCRKMIWKEVARRYIGLFDDVKVERARSPRPIFRAKTINEIPRELPQLKLDHIIRLSDNVGILQHAKYIVPDRYHGYCTDDNARALIAVLMAQEMIVNSDVVTNLACTYISFLHHAFNEETGRFRNFMGYDRSWLEEVGSEDSHGRAVWGLGEAVNLVEETDIRDAARIIFEKALPAITTFTSPRTWSFALAGIHAYLVRYSGDTEVRRVREILADRLFDKYRQNASDEWPWIEDRLTYANGKIAQALILSGRCLNRDEMLQAGLRSLNWLIKVQTDPKGHFVPIGNNGWYSRDGVKARFDQQPIEALDMIEACREAYETTNELSWISHAQCCMEWFLGRNDLNAPLYNHKTGGCCDGLNMDGPNRNQGAESTLVCFLSMLHLNRMRSRQISVENQSEKAFMEYEETVAHVN, via the coding sequence TTGGATCTGCTAAGAAATTTGCGTATGCCTGTTGTGACAACTTTGCACACTGTTCTTCAGTCACCTTCGGACGGTCAGTTTTCTGTTGTCAGACGCATCTCCCAGCTTTCCGATAGAGTGGTAGTAATGAGCCAACAGGCAAAACAGATAGTTAATGACGTGTATGATGTGTCAGAAGATAAAATTGCCGTGATACATCATGGTATCCCTGATGTACCCTTTGTTGACCCAAATTTTTATAAGGATCAGTACGGGGTTGAGGGCCGAAAGGTCATTCTGACATTTGGTCTGCTATCCCCTGGGAAGGGAATTGAAACCATGATTGATGCCCTTCCCTCTATCGTTGAACACCACCCCGAGGTTGTTTACATTGTTTTGGGTGCAACTCATCCCCATGTTAAAAAGGACCAGGGCGAGTCTTACCGTCTGTCCCTGCAGCGCCGAGCCAGGGATCTTGGGGTCAGTGAGCACCTGATTTTTTATAATCGATTTGTCGATTTTAAAGAGTTATGTGAATTCCTTGGTGCGGCGGACATTTATGTGACTCCCTACCTGAATAAGGAGCAGGTCGTATCCGGTACACTGGCTTATGCCCTGGGCAGCGGAAAAGCAACCATTTCCACCCCCTATTGGTATGCGGAAGAGATGCTTGCAGACGGTCGGGGAAGGCTGGTGCCTTTTAAAGATCCGGCCGCTATGGCCGAGCAGGTTATTGATCTTTTAAACAATGAAGTGGCGCGGCATGTCATGCGAAAGCGGGCATATACCTTCTGCCGGAAGATGATCTGGAAAGAGGTGGCTCGCAGGTATATCGGGTTGTTCGACGATGTGAAAGTAGAACGGGCACGCTCCCCCAGGCCGATATTTCGGGCCAAGACCATTAATGAAATACCCCGTGAGTTACCCCAGCTGAAGTTGGATCACATCATTCGTCTGTCAGATAATGTCGGTATCCTGCAGCACGCCAAATACATCGTTCCTGACCGATATCACGGTTATTGTACGGACGACAATGCCAGAGCATTGATCGCCGTTCTGATGGCCCAAGAAATGATTGTCAACAGTGATGTTGTCACCAATCTCGCCTGCACCTACATCAGTTTTTTGCACCACGCATTTAACGAGGAGACCGGGAGGTTTAGGAATTTTATGGGATATGACCGCAGCTGGCTGGAAGAGGTTGGTTCTGAAGACAGCCACGGACGGGCTGTCTGGGGATTGGGTGAAGCAGTAAATTTGGTGGAAGAGACAGACATTCGGGATGCGGCCCGAATAATCTTTGAAAAGGCGCTGCCTGCCATAACAACATTTACTTCTCCTAGAACCTGGTCCTTTGCTTTGGCAGGCATTCACGCGTATTTAGTTCGGTACAGTGGCGACACCGAGGTCCGACGCGTTCGGGAGATTTTGGCAGATCGGCTTTTCGATAAATACAGGCAAAATGCTTCTGATGAATGGCCGTGGATTGAGGATCGGCTCACCTACGCCAACGGCAAAATTGCCCAAGCCCTGATTCTTTCCGGCAGATGCTTGAATCGTGATGAAATGCTTCAAGCCGGACTCCGAAGCCTGAATTGGCTTATAAAGGTGCAGACTGACCCTAAAGGCCATTTTGTTCCAATTGGCAATAACGGCTGGTATTCCCGCGATGGGGTCAAGGCACGATTCGACCAGCAGCCCATTGAAGCGCTGGATATGATCGAAGCATGTCGTGAGGCATATGAGACTACCAACGAATTGAGTTGGATCTCACACGCCCAATGCTGCATGGAATGGTTTTTAGGGCGTAACGATTTAAACGCACCTTTGTACAATCATAAAACCGGCGGCTGCTGCGACGGGCTTAATATGGATGGGCCTAACCGTAATCAGGGCGCTGAGTCAACTTTGGTCTGCTTTTTGTCCATGCTCCACCTCAACCGAATGCGCAGCCGCCAGATTTCTGTGGAGAATCAATCAGAGAAAGCATTTATGGAATATGAGGAGACCGTTGCTCATGTCAATTAA
- a CDS encoding glycosyltransferase — MSIKPIVMVSSYPPRLCGIATFCEEAREFIQKANPNREVLVISHTDGQGEGVFPLIDMTRRDWWWPVAKKIEKLDPYVVHFEHEYGLYEYHDPRGVGDGNDGFLDLLEAIGNIPNVVEPHTVHGRLRDFEADFIYKLTQRSHLVLFKCHYQKWRIDWNFQSREWVTPRNIMVVPHGARSDKRWGMHEIPALRKEFDLDKIGLAENVVGMIGWIQSNKRWDILLSMWEEIHNEIKKRTGQEWSLLAAGAMRDLKHRQDYEDWKSDIQVLSGKGLANYHEFVPRGDDYYKMMAICNFIVLPSTDETQSGTLARIIALNKPFITTAPMEGLTAQTLESEGGLLFTNKEMLKNKVISLACDQQLRFQLGENLKRYLDNVVCWEVVARQYNEAYKLARKTAYTGQPVVLDLEF, encoded by the coding sequence ATGTCAATTAAGCCCATTGTGATGGTTAGTTCCTATCCGCCACGTTTATGCGGTATTGCCACTTTTTGTGAAGAAGCCAGGGAGTTTATCCAAAAGGCCAATCCGAATCGAGAAGTATTGGTGATCAGTCACACTGACGGCCAAGGAGAGGGTGTATTTCCCCTTATCGATATGACCCGGCGTGATTGGTGGTGGCCCGTGGCCAAAAAAATAGAAAAACTGGACCCGTACGTTGTGCATTTTGAACATGAGTACGGCCTTTATGAATATCACGACCCACGAGGCGTAGGTGATGGTAATGACGGATTTCTTGATCTGCTGGAGGCCATTGGAAATATACCTAACGTGGTTGAACCCCATACGGTTCATGGACGGCTCAGGGATTTTGAAGCGGATTTCATATATAAGCTGACCCAACGCAGCCATTTGGTGTTGTTCAAATGCCATTACCAGAAATGGCGGATAGATTGGAATTTCCAGAGCCGGGAGTGGGTAACCCCGAGGAACATCATGGTAGTGCCGCACGGGGCAAGGTCGGACAAGCGCTGGGGGATGCACGAAATACCTGCGCTGCGCAAGGAATTTGACTTGGATAAGATCGGGTTGGCTGAAAATGTGGTGGGTATGATCGGCTGGATTCAATCCAATAAACGCTGGGACATCCTGTTATCCATGTGGGAAGAAATCCACAATGAGATAAAAAAGCGTACCGGGCAGGAGTGGAGCCTGTTGGCTGCTGGTGCCATGCGAGACTTGAAGCACCGACAGGATTATGAGGATTGGAAATCGGATATCCAGGTATTGTCTGGTAAAGGGCTGGCCAATTACCATGAGTTTGTTCCACGCGGGGACGACTATTATAAAATGATGGCCATCTGTAACTTCATCGTACTGCCATCGACCGATGAAACTCAGTCAGGAACATTGGCGCGTATCATCGCCCTAAACAAACCTTTTATTACCACAGCACCCATGGAGGGCCTGACCGCCCAGACATTGGAAAGTGAAGGCGGATTACTTTTTACAAATAAAGAGATGCTGAAAAATAAGGTTATAAGCCTGGCTTGTGACCAACAACTGCGTTTCCAATTGGGGGAGAACTTGAAGCGATACCTCGATAATGTAGTGTGTTGGGAAGTGGTGGCGCGGCAGTACAATGAAGCCTACAAATTGGCTCGCAAGACGGCTTATACTGGCCAGCCGGTTGTTTTGGATTTGGAATTTTGA
- a CDS encoding glycosyltransferase, with amino-acid sequence MKIAMLSPIAWRTPPNHYGPWESVVSLLTEGLVARGIDVTLFATGDSRTRARLQSVCPQGYEENNRMLPKVWECLHISEVFENGNAFDLIHNHFDYLPLTYSRMTSTPVLTTIHGFSSPEILPVYKKYNGKCFYIAISEADKSPELDYTATIHHGIDFEKFFFRSDHGKYLLFFGRIHPDKGTAECIEVARRTGMDLVIAGIIQDKGYFDKKVKPHLDNSRIIYVGSVGPKKRNILLGGAYALLHPIRFDEPFGLSVAEAMACGTPVVAFSRGSMPELVVHGETGFLTTDIDEMIRTLKNVKDIDRRKCRQRIKSHFSVDRMVSDYIRVYKSIVEQTQREDHRPWGFYEVLTDQPGLKVKRITVYPGQRLSYQRHFRRSEHWYIISGTATVTKNGKKIERVSGQAFDLPVETWHRVENSGSENLVFIEVQTGDYLGEDDIERSEDDYGRIRQFDHSAL; translated from the coding sequence ATGAAAATTGCAATGTTGTCACCCATTGCCTGGCGTACGCCACCGAACCACTACGGTCCGTGGGAGAGCGTGGTTTCACTTCTGACTGAGGGTCTTGTGGCCCGGGGTATTGATGTTACACTGTTCGCTACCGGAGATTCGCGAACCCGGGCCCGACTGCAGAGCGTATGCCCTCAAGGATATGAGGAAAATAATAGAATGCTTCCCAAAGTATGGGAATGTCTCCACATTTCCGAGGTATTTGAAAACGGGAACGCTTTTGACTTGATCCACAACCATTTTGACTACTTGCCGTTGACGTATTCCAGAATGACGTCAACACCGGTGTTGACCACCATCCACGGATTTTCATCGCCCGAAATCCTACCGGTATACAAGAAATACAACGGCAAGTGCTTTTATATTGCCATCAGCGAGGCAGACAAATCACCGGAGCTTGACTACACAGCCACTATCCATCACGGTATCGACTTTGAGAAGTTTTTCTTTAGGTCCGATCATGGGAAGTATTTGCTTTTTTTCGGTCGTATTCATCCGGATAAAGGCACTGCCGAATGCATTGAGGTTGCCCGTCGAACCGGCATGGATCTTGTGATTGCAGGCATTATACAGGATAAGGGCTATTTTGACAAAAAGGTTAAACCCCATTTGGATAACAGCCGCATCATCTATGTGGGCAGTGTTGGCCCTAAAAAGCGTAACATACTTCTGGGAGGTGCTTATGCCCTGCTCCATCCCATTAGGTTTGATGAACCGTTCGGCCTTTCTGTCGCGGAAGCCATGGCGTGCGGCACACCAGTCGTGGCTTTTTCAAGAGGAAGCATGCCTGAACTTGTCGTTCACGGTGAGACGGGATTTCTGACGACCGATATTGATGAGATGATCCGAACCTTAAAAAATGTCAAAGATATTGACCGTCGTAAATGCCGTCAACGTATCAAATCGCATTTCAGTGTAGATCGCATGGTTTCCGATTATATCCGGGTTTATAAAAGTATCGTTGAACAGACCCAGCGTGAAGACCACAGGCCCTGGGGTTTTTATGAGGTTTTAACTGATCAACCCGGTCTCAAGGTCAAACGAATTACTGTGTACCCTGGACAGCGCTTAAGCTATCAGCGTCACTTCAGACGTTCCGAGCATTGGTATATTATCAGCGGTACCGCAACAGTAACAAAAAACGGTAAAAAAATTGAGAGGGTCTCCGGTCAGGCATTTGATCTGCCGGTGGAAACATGGCATCGCGTCGAGAATTCTGGATCGGAGAATCTTGTATTCATTGAGGTACAGACCGGAGACTATTTGGGTGAAGATGATATTGAAAGATCGGAGGATGATTATGGCAGGATCAGACAGTTTGATCATTCAGCGTTATGA